The Chryseobacterium sp. 52 genome includes a region encoding these proteins:
- a CDS encoding Bax inhibitor-1 family protein gives MMTDVLVAHSSDLEKASFYRKTYMHVALSILAFIGVETILLKTVPVEIIAMMFGQKYTWILIIGVFWLASMLASKWSLSQSRTTQYFGLGFYIILEAVIFMPLIYIAANMAGGGNIIFQAAMLTVAMFAGLSIVAFTSKRDFSFLRNIIIIGGFISIGLIVGGAIFGFNLGLWFSVGMVLLASASILYETSKLKNVYTTGQYVGASLQLFASIMLLFWYILRILMSRRS, from the coding sequence ATGATGACAGATGTTTTAGTCGCTCATTCCTCAGATTTGGAAAAAGCGAGCTTTTACAGAAAAACGTATATGCACGTTGCTTTATCAATCCTTGCCTTTATTGGGGTTGAAACTATTTTACTGAAAACGGTTCCGGTAGAGATTATTGCGATGATGTTTGGGCAGAAATATACATGGATATTGATTATTGGTGTTTTCTGGCTGGCTTCCATGCTGGCTTCTAAATGGTCGCTTTCACAAAGCAGAACTACACAGTATTTCGGATTAGGATTTTATATTATTCTGGAGGCTGTGATCTTCATGCCTCTTATTTATATCGCTGCTAATATGGCAGGGGGAGGTAACATTATCTTTCAGGCTGCCATGCTTACTGTTGCTATGTTTGCTGGTCTATCGATAGTGGCTTTTACTTCCAAAAGAGACTTCTCATTTCTAAGAAATATTATCATTATCGGAGGCTTTATTTCGATAGGTCTGATTGTGGGGGGAGCTATTTTTGGATTCAACCTTGGACTTTGGTTTTCAGTGGGAATGGTACTTTTGGCTTCTGCAAGTATTCTTTATGAGACGAGCAAGCTTAAAAATGTATACACTACCGGACAGTATGTTGGAGCTTCTTTACAGCTTTTTGCATCCATTATGTTGCTTTTCTGGTATATCCTGAGAATTTTAATGAGCAGAAGAAGCTGA
- a CDS encoding DUF6952 family protein, giving the protein MKLPVIRQFYQNQTPENLEKTLEVLESFCEFRGTSEEDLNVAGELITNICGALEVHSNVQNGMSEKDALNSFAQKVLGSIDR; this is encoded by the coding sequence ATGAAGTTACCCGTAATCAGACAGTTTTATCAGAATCAGACGCCTGAAAATCTTGAAAAAACATTGGAAGTACTGGAAAGCTTCTGCGAATTCAGAGGAACCAGTGAAGAAGATCTTAATGTAGCAGGAGAGCTGATCACGAACATCTGTGGTGCTTTAGAAGTGCACTCCAATGTTCAGAACGGAATGAGCGAAAAAGATGCTTTAAATTCTTTTGCACAGAAGGTCTTAGGATCAATCGACAGATAA
- a CDS encoding thioredoxin family protein: MYTELTEDTLQNIVNDNEKVVVQYGATWCGNCRIMKPKFKKLASENEEIPFLYVDAEKLPESRKLATVDNLPTFAVFKNGELVNQVQSNQAESLINLFNELS, translated from the coding sequence ATGTACACAGAATTAACAGAAGATACGTTACAGAATATCGTGAATGACAACGAAAAAGTAGTGGTTCAGTATGGCGCAACATGGTGCGGAAACTGCAGAATCATGAAGCCGAAATTCAAAAAATTAGCCTCAGAAAACGAAGAAATTCCATTTCTGTATGTAGATGCTGAAAAGCTTCCCGAAAGCAGAAAATTAGCAACAGTAGACAATCTTCCTACTTTTGCAGTCTTCAAAAACGGTGAACTGGTGAACCAGGTACAGAGCAATCAGGCTGAGAGTTTAATTAACCTTTTTAACGAATTATCATAA
- a CDS encoding peroxiredoxin, which translates to MSLVGKKFPNVTIDAMSEMGDDLRINILEETTSNQQKVILFWYPKDFTFVCPTELHAFQDALGEFEKRNTKVIGASCDTNEVHFAWLNTAKDNGGIEGVTYPILADTHRQLANILGIVDQDFEYNEDGEENYTGSNVTYRATYLIDETGKIFHESVNDMPLGRNVKEYLRLIDAYTHVQKHGEVCPANWEEGKDAMKADRTSTAEYLAKN; encoded by the coding sequence ATGTCTTTAGTAGGAAAAAAATTCCCAAATGTAACAATTGATGCAATGTCTGAAATGGGTGACGATCTTAGAATCAACATCCTTGAAGAAACCACTTCAAACCAACAAAAAGTAATCTTATTCTGGTATCCAAAAGATTTCACTTTTGTATGTCCTACAGAGCTTCACGCTTTTCAGGATGCTTTAGGTGAATTCGAAAAAAGAAACACTAAAGTAATTGGTGCTTCTTGTGATACAAATGAAGTACACTTTGCATGGTTGAACACCGCAAAAGATAACGGAGGTATTGAAGGGGTAACTTATCCAATTTTAGCTGATACTCACAGACAGCTGGCCAACATCTTAGGAATTGTAGATCAGGATTTCGAATACAATGAAGATGGAGAAGAAAATTACACAGGTTCTAATGTAACTTACAGAGCAACGTATCTGATTGACGAAACCGGAAAAATCTTCCACGAGTCTGTAAACGATATGCCGTTAGGAAGAAACGTAAAAGAATATTTAAGACTGATCGATGCTTACACGCACGTTCAGAAACACGGTGAAGTATGTCCTGCAAACTGGGAAGAAGGAAAAGATGCAATGAAAGCAGACAGAACTTCTACAGCTGAATACTTGGCTAAGAACTAA
- a CDS encoding pyridoxal phosphate-dependent aminotransferase has product MDKLSDRVKRLGYSQTFVMSNKAREMKAAGIDVISLTLGEPDFDVPDNIKQAAFDAINENYSHYSPVPGFLELREAIAHKLKRDNDLEYKPSQICVSNGAKQAILNVLASVINDGDEVLLPVPYWVSYDEMVKMMGGVSVMLPTSYVTDFKITAEQLEESITDKTKVILFSSPCNPSGGYYTYDELKSMAKVIAKYPHVTVISDEIYEYINYETKTTSIAQFPEVYEQTAVINGMSKAFAMTGWRIGYSACPEWLAKACEKIQGQMTSGANTVAQRASITALKTDPSEYKYMIDAFQIRRNLVYDLMKEIPGFKVLLPKAAFYFFPDISHYIGKTLNGTEIKDSDDFAMFLLEHAHVGCVGGVSFGSPECIRFSYAASEEDLREAMKRIKELLAPFS; this is encoded by the coding sequence ATGGATAAACTTTCAGACAGAGTAAAGAGATTAGGTTACTCACAGACTTTCGTAATGTCAAACAAAGCAAGAGAAATGAAGGCCGCAGGCATTGATGTAATCAGTCTTACTCTCGGCGAACCGGATTTTGATGTACCGGATAATATTAAACAGGCGGCTTTTGATGCAATCAATGAAAACTACAGCCACTACTCTCCTGTTCCGGGATTTCTTGAACTTCGTGAAGCGATAGCCCATAAATTAAAAAGAGACAACGATCTGGAATATAAGCCTTCACAAATATGTGTTTCAAACGGAGCCAAGCAGGCTATTTTAAATGTATTAGCTTCCGTGATCAATGATGGAGATGAAGTTCTTCTTCCTGTTCCTTACTGGGTAAGCTATGATGAAATGGTGAAAATGATGGGTGGAGTTTCTGTGATGCTTCCTACTTCTTATGTGACTGATTTCAAAATAACGGCTGAGCAGCTGGAAGAATCTATTACAGATAAAACAAAAGTTATCCTTTTCAGTTCTCCGTGTAATCCGTCCGGTGGATATTACACGTATGATGAGCTTAAATCTATGGCAAAAGTTATTGCCAAATATCCTCATGTTACGGTGATCTCTGATGAAATCTATGAGTACATTAATTATGAGACAAAAACTACGTCTATAGCTCAGTTTCCTGAAGTATATGAACAAACGGCAGTGATCAACGGAATGTCTAAAGCTTTTGCAATGACAGGATGGAGAATCGGATATTCTGCATGTCCGGAATGGCTGGCAAAGGCTTGTGAGAAAATTCAGGGACAGATGACCAGCGGAGCAAATACTGTAGCACAGAGAGCTTCTATTACCGCTTTAAAAACGGATCCTTCTGAATATAAATACATGATTGATGCTTTCCAGATAAGAAGAAACCTTGTCTATGATCTGATGAAAGAAATTCCAGGATTTAAAGTTCTGCTTCCAAAGGCTGCATTTTACTTCTTCCCGGATATTTCCCATTATATCGGAAAAACACTGAACGGTACGGAAATCAAAGATTCAGATGACTTTGCGATGTTCCTGTTAGAGCATGCTCATGTAGGATGTGTGGGCGGTGTTTCTTTCGGAAGTCCTGAGTGTATCAGATTCTCTTACGCTGCTTCTGAAGAAGACCTGAGAGAAGCTATGAAACGAATCAAAGAATTATTAGCTCCGTTTAGTTAA
- a CDS encoding GLPGLI family protein — protein sequence MYRLLFLLLASFISAQSYRFVYEYKMKPDAGKKDSLITDYMNLDTDGKKSYFYNAVKYERDSLYSADKSYPALLKSKHYDRNLNYTIEKEYSKKTVTFYNKYKTVNMVTTDNEVPKWKIENDFKKINTINCQKAVADYKGRKWEAWFSKDFPMSDGPYKFNGLPGLVVSIKDSENDHVFDLIQIKKINTVTAFIPKNNKQMTSAEYRKLMNNYTFIPAEDIAGMNVDSKAGIIGMELKDGYVTQLDYNELKKSGKQMDVLIAKKLRMTNNPIEKE from the coding sequence ATGTATAGACTTTTATTTTTATTACTGGCTTCCTTTATTTCAGCCCAGAGTTACCGTTTTGTTTACGAATATAAAATGAAACCTGATGCAGGAAAGAAAGATTCTCTGATAACGGATTATATGAATCTGGACACGGATGGCAAAAAATCTTATTTCTATAATGCCGTAAAATACGAACGGGATTCTCTTTACAGTGCTGATAAAAGCTATCCTGCGCTTTTAAAAAGTAAACATTATGATCGCAATTTAAATTATACCATTGAGAAAGAATACTCTAAAAAGACAGTTACCTTTTATAACAAATATAAAACGGTAAACATGGTAACCACAGATAATGAGGTTCCGAAGTGGAAAATTGAAAATGATTTCAAAAAAATCAATACAATAAACTGTCAGAAAGCGGTAGCAGATTATAAAGGCAGAAAATGGGAAGCCTGGTTCAGTAAAGACTTTCCGATGAGTGATGGCCCTTATAAATTCAACGGACTTCCGGGACTTGTCGTTTCGATAAAAGATAGCGAAAACGACCATGTCTTTGACTTAATTCAGATTAAAAAAATCAATACAGTAACTGCTTTTATTCCTAAAAATAATAAGCAGATGACCAGTGCAGAATACAGAAAACTCATGAACAACTACACATTTATACCTGCGGAAGATATTGCCGGAATGAATGTAGATTCTAAAGCAGGAATCATTGGAATGGAGCTGAAAGACGGGTATGTCACCCAGTTGGATTATAATGAGCTTAAGAAAAGTGGTAAACAAATGGATGTGCTGATTGCTAAGAAACTCAGGATGACCAATAATCCTATTGAAAAAGAATGA
- a CDS encoding M20/M25/M40 family metallo-hydrolase: protein MKYSLLLLLVPFVGFSQVRSKDAEIKKYVSEVSSDSLKSYIDKLVGFHTRHTLSSIDDKKQGIGAARNWVLGKFKEYAGNSGGRMEVYLQQGDIQPDGKRIDKMVNLGNPVAFLKGTDPNDKRIFLISAHLDSRVTDVMNRTSFAPGANDDGSGVSAVIEAARILSKSSFPASVIFVAFSGEEQSLLGSKLLADQAKKENLQIEAVLNNDMIGNPKAGETGEINTRTLRVFSEGLPYAELDKKAMTIRNLGLENDSESRQLARYIKETAEKYVKGLEVKLIYRNDRFLRGGDHSSFVNEGFPSVRLTEYYENYDHQHQDVRVENNRQYGDLAEFIDYKYLQKNVAANIAVLASLAKSTPKPEHVEMKVKELTNSTTLQWERPKSGTPAGYYVLVRETDSPLWQKKIFTTELSVKIPLSKDNYIFAVQTADPNGNVSVAVIPGIAR, encoded by the coding sequence ATGAAATATTCTCTTCTCTTATTGCTGGTTCCTTTTGTCGGTTTTTCGCAGGTGCGTTCAAAAGATGCTGAAATAAAGAAATACGTTTCCGAAGTGAGTTCAGATTCCTTAAAGTCTTATATCGATAAGCTGGTGGGTTTTCATACCAGACATACCTTAAGTTCCATTGACGATAAAAAACAGGGCATAGGAGCTGCAAGAAACTGGGTGTTGGGGAAATTTAAAGAATATGCCGGAAACTCCGGTGGGAGAATGGAAGTATACTTACAGCAGGGCGATATTCAGCCGGATGGAAAACGGATAGACAAAATGGTCAACCTTGGAAATCCTGTCGCATTTCTGAAAGGGACAGATCCCAATGATAAAAGAATTTTCCTGATTTCCGCGCATCTGGATTCCCGGGTGACTGATGTGATGAACAGAACGTCATTCGCGCCGGGAGCCAATGATGATGGCAGTGGCGTAAGTGCTGTCATAGAAGCAGCGAGGATTTTGAGCAAATCGTCGTTTCCCGCTTCTGTTATTTTCGTTGCCTTTTCCGGGGAAGAACAGTCGTTGCTGGGTTCGAAATTATTAGCTGATCAAGCTAAAAAGGAAAACCTCCAGATAGAAGCTGTACTGAATAATGATATGATAGGAAATCCTAAAGCAGGAGAAACCGGAGAAATCAATACCCGCACACTAAGGGTTTTCAGTGAAGGATTGCCGTATGCGGAACTGGATAAAAAAGCAATGACTATAAGAAATTTAGGACTGGAAAACGACAGTGAATCCAGACAATTGGCCCGGTACATTAAAGAGACTGCAGAGAAATATGTAAAAGGACTTGAAGTAAAATTAATCTACAGAAATGACAGATTTCTTCGCGGTGGCGATCATTCCAGCTTTGTTAATGAAGGATTTCCTTCCGTAAGGCTTACTGAATATTATGAAAACTATGATCATCAGCATCAGGATGTAAGAGTGGAAAATAACAGGCAATATGGTGACCTCGCTGAGTTTATAGACTATAAATACCTTCAAAAGAATGTAGCTGCCAATATTGCGGTACTCGCCAGTCTTGCCAAATCCACCCCAAAACCAGAACATGTGGAAATGAAGGTTAAAGAACTCACCAATTCCACTACACTGCAATGGGAGAGGCCAAAATCCGGAACGCCGGCAGGATATTATGTGCTTGTAAGAGAAACAGATAGCCCGCTATGGCAAAAAAAGATATTCACCACAGAACTTTCCGTTAAAATTCCGCTTTCAAAGGACAATTATATTTTTGCAGTACAAACAGCTGACCCAAACGGAAATGTAAGCGTTGCTGTTATTCCGGGGATTGCAAGGTGA
- the rsmG gene encoding 16S rRNA (guanine(527)-N(7))-methyltransferase RsmG: MSASLLLKYFPDLTEKQIEQFNQLEKLYNEWNEKINVISRKDMESLYEKHVLHSLGIAKVMEFAPGTKVLDIGTGGGFPGIPLAILFPDTEFTLIDSIGKKITVVKAVAEGIGLTNLTAIHERAEKVKEKFHFVVSRAVTQMPEFLRWLKGKFEKEQINPKHNGVLYLKGGDLAEELGGIKCEIFNLKNYFDEEFFDTKKVIYVSKGNFNS, from the coding sequence ATGTCAGCATCGTTACTATTAAAATACTTTCCGGATCTTACAGAGAAGCAGATCGAGCAGTTTAACCAATTGGAAAAACTGTATAATGAATGGAATGAAAAAATCAATGTGATCTCAAGAAAAGATATGGAATCCCTGTATGAAAAACACGTTCTTCATTCTTTAGGAATTGCGAAAGTAATGGAGTTTGCACCGGGAACAAAGGTATTGGATATTGGAACTGGCGGAGGTTTTCCCGGAATTCCCCTGGCGATATTGTTTCCTGACACCGAATTTACGTTAATTGATTCAATCGGAAAGAAAATCACTGTCGTAAAAGCAGTGGCAGAAGGAATCGGACTGACCAATTTAACGGCTATTCACGAAAGAGCAGAAAAAGTAAAAGAAAAGTTCCATTTTGTGGTAAGCCGGGCAGTAACACAAATGCCTGAATTCCTGAGATGGCTGAAAGGAAAATTTGAAAAAGAACAGATTAATCCCAAACATAACGGAGTTTTATATTTAAAAGGCGGAGATCTTGCTGAAGAACTGGGCGGAATTAAATGTGAAATATTCAACCTTAAAAACTATTTTGATGAAGAATTTTTTGATACTAAAAAAGTGATTTATGTATCAAAAGGTAATTTTAATTCTTAA
- a CDS encoding DUF922 domain-containing protein yields the protein MKLISLFCLFAVHTLFGQKIIWQEDRKLIWDNFKSPVNTKNNPDVAAYTHCGWEYSVVKSSNPRSPVKIEIAAIFNEERSWKDTKKMSDYILLHEQKHFDIAELFARKFRKEVAEKIKTSGDYDKNFKAVYNKISNEYKKYQISYDKITEHGMNKEKQAEYNAIIAEEIDNLKSYKAS from the coding sequence ATGAAACTGATCTCTCTTTTCTGCCTGTTTGCGGTACATACCCTGTTTGGACAGAAGATCATCTGGCAGGAAGACCGAAAACTGATCTGGGATAATTTTAAAAGTCCCGTCAATACGAAAAACAATCCCGATGTGGCTGCCTATACCCATTGTGGCTGGGAATATTCTGTAGTAAAATCTTCTAATCCCAGGTCTCCGGTTAAAATTGAGATTGCAGCTATTTTTAATGAAGAGAGATCCTGGAAAGACACAAAAAAGATGAGTGATTACATTCTTCTGCACGAGCAAAAACATTTTGATATTGCAGAACTTTTTGCCAGAAAATTCAGGAAAGAAGTCGCAGAAAAGATTAAAACCTCCGGTGATTACGATAAAAATTTTAAAGCAGTTTATAACAAAATATCAAACGAGTACAAAAAATATCAGATCTCCTATGACAAAATAACAGAACATGGGATGAATAAAGAAAAACAGGCAGAATATAATGCCATCATTGCTGAAGAAATAGACAACTTAAAAAGCTATAAAGCCTCTTGA
- a CDS encoding PD-(D/E)XK nuclease family protein has translation MKFLNKIIHELLAQNPDLSDFNIVLPGKRPIVFIRQILEENNYSGFLPNFFTVEDLINRIADKQPVQGISLWLFAFDVYRNLGLIPRDNFSDFLKWFPTLQKDWDDILKFSDSDEAVLQYMFDEERIKEWAQDLGEDDDVPRKKFLNFWQNMNIFLPVLKKKLQEKNWATSGMIHETAKAQIVDFAKNTSEHFVFCGFNAFTPVEEKLVRSLLQWNKAQCFFQADHYYFDDERQEAGKFLRNHKTWKEFDDKRAFQWIEDDFNQPKNIKVYEVSGNVTQTKVLPEIFKEIENKTYSNTAVVLLDENLLPASLDVMYGVENLNITMGFPLKNLSFSNAVKQLFYLQKQLEKNKSSYYYRDIFPILEELPKSAEDELIISSFRTKIEERNIVYISRKLLEELLSELSYFNLLKKADDTGVYLDMLINFCREIKWLEIDDIQYENVSHFENAFRIIKNQLSPYDFEITMETLEILINQHVNSESIDFQGEPLRGLQIMGLLETRLLNFENVIMLSVNEGKLPLGNSQNTYIPFDIRRYFDLHTFLENDSIYAYHFYRLIQDSKNVHLLYNALSSGVNTGEKSRFITQIEMESSHQIEHLIIENSSEPIASEPIEIPKTQIVMERLQKWKEKVSASHLTSYLYNPIDFYLSKILKTSETDEIEEELSVKNYGNLVHYSLQEVYEILKGKVLKEKDLQSSIKDIDKYINVAIEKLKHQPEFYEKGMNYIHRAIAKKVIENVLNHDLELIRNGNTLEILDIEKRFENVDFYLDTNDKISFFGFIDRIDRLNGTLRIIDYKTAKIKNLTVKIDGDNVAEYFHNSDRKQALQLCIYHYVVQNLPEFWGLPIETGIWSFAEARKGVVSLQFDKGNIDDAMMSVKNLILEILNPDFNFVENIKSFSN, from the coding sequence TTGAAATTCCTCAATAAGATTATCCACGAACTGCTGGCCCAAAATCCGGACCTCTCGGACTTTAATATCGTTCTGCCCGGAAAACGTCCCATCGTATTCATCAGACAGATCCTGGAAGAAAACAATTATTCCGGATTTCTTCCCAATTTTTTTACTGTAGAAGACCTGATCAACAGGATTGCAGATAAGCAGCCCGTGCAGGGGATCTCCCTCTGGCTTTTTGCCTTTGATGTATACCGGAACCTGGGGCTTATTCCCAGAGATAATTTTTCGGACTTTTTAAAGTGGTTTCCGACACTTCAGAAAGACTGGGATGATATTCTTAAGTTTTCTGATAGTGACGAAGCTGTTTTGCAGTATATGTTTGACGAAGAAAGGATCAAAGAATGGGCTCAGGATTTGGGAGAAGATGATGATGTTCCGCGTAAAAAGTTCCTTAATTTCTGGCAGAATATGAATATTTTTCTTCCTGTTTTAAAGAAAAAATTACAGGAAAAAAACTGGGCTACTTCCGGAATGATTCATGAAACAGCCAAAGCACAGATCGTTGATTTTGCTAAAAACACTTCCGAACATTTTGTTTTCTGTGGCTTTAATGCCTTTACGCCGGTTGAAGAGAAGCTGGTAAGAAGTCTGTTGCAGTGGAATAAAGCGCAGTGCTTCTTTCAGGCAGATCATTACTATTTTGATGATGAAAGACAGGAAGCCGGAAAATTCCTCAGAAATCATAAAACATGGAAAGAATTTGATGACAAAAGAGCTTTTCAGTGGATTGAGGATGATTTTAACCAGCCTAAAAATATAAAAGTATACGAAGTTTCCGGAAATGTAACGCAGACCAAAGTACTGCCCGAAATTTTTAAGGAAATTGAAAATAAAACCTATTCCAATACAGCTGTTGTATTGTTGGATGAAAATCTTCTTCCTGCCAGTCTGGATGTGATGTACGGTGTTGAAAACCTGAATATTACCATGGGGTTTCCGCTGAAGAATCTTTCCTTCTCCAATGCGGTAAAACAGCTTTTTTATCTTCAGAAACAGCTGGAGAAAAATAAATCGTCCTATTACTACAGAGATATATTTCCTATCCTCGAAGAACTTCCGAAATCGGCTGAGGATGAATTGATTATCAGTAGTTTCAGAACAAAAATAGAAGAACGGAATATCGTGTATATATCGAGAAAGCTTTTAGAAGAACTTCTGAGTGAGCTTTCCTATTTTAATCTTCTTAAAAAGGCTGATGATACAGGTGTTTATCTGGATATGCTGATCAATTTCTGCCGAGAGATCAAATGGCTGGAGATAGATGATATTCAGTATGAAAACGTTTCCCACTTTGAGAATGCATTCAGAATCATTAAAAACCAGCTGAGTCCTTATGATTTTGAGATTACAATGGAAACGCTGGAAATCCTGATTAACCAGCATGTGAATTCCGAAAGTATAGATTTTCAGGGCGAACCTCTCCGTGGGCTTCAGATTATGGGGCTGCTGGAAACGCGTCTTCTGAATTTTGAAAATGTCATTATGCTTTCTGTGAATGAAGGGAAGCTTCCTTTGGGAAATTCACAGAATACTTATATACCTTTTGATATCAGAAGGTATTTTGATCTTCATACCTTTTTGGAAAATGACAGTATTTATGCCTATCACTTTTACCGACTGATTCAGGATTCTAAAAATGTCCATCTGTTGTACAATGCGCTCAGCTCCGGAGTGAATACCGGGGAAAAAAGCAGATTCATTACACAGATCGAAATGGAGAGTTCTCATCAGATAGAACATCTCATTATTGAAAATTCTTCTGAGCCTATTGCTTCCGAGCCTATAGAAATTCCGAAGACGCAGATTGTGATGGAAAGACTTCAGAAATGGAAAGAAAAGGTATCAGCGTCGCATCTTACCAGTTATCTTTATAACCCGATAGATTTTTATCTTTCCAAGATATTAAAGACCTCTGAAACGGATGAAATAGAAGAAGAACTGTCAGTTAAAAATTACGGAAATCTGGTTCATTATTCACTTCAAGAAGTGTATGAGATACTTAAAGGTAAGGTTTTAAAAGAAAAGGATTTACAGAGTTCAATTAAAGATATAGATAAATACATTAATGTTGCCATTGAAAAGCTGAAGCATCAGCCTGAATTCTATGAAAAAGGGATGAATTATATCCACAGAGCGATTGCTAAAAAAGTAATTGAAAACGTGCTTAATCATGATCTCGAACTGATTAGAAATGGTAATACTCTGGAAATTTTAGACATTGAAAAGCGATTTGAAAATGTAGATTTTTACCTTGATACCAATGACAAAATTTCATTCTTTGGGTTTATTGACAGGATAGACCGTCTGAACGGAACTTTAAGAATTATTGATTATAAGACTGCAAAAATCAAAAACCTCACGGTAAAAATAGACGGTGATAATGTTGCTGAGTATTTTCATAACAGTGACCGGAAACAGGCGCTTCAGCTTTGCATTTACCATTATGTGGTACAGAACCTTCCTGAATTTTGGGGACTTCCTATTGAAACGGGAATCTGGAGCTTTGCCGAAGCCCGAAAAGGAGTGGTTTCCCTGCAGTTTGATAAAGGAAATATTGATGATGCGATGATGTCTGTGAAAAACCTTATTCTGGAAATTCTGAATCCGGATTTTAATTTTGTTGAAAATATCAAGTCTTTTTCCAATTAA